The following proteins come from a genomic window of Nicotiana tomentosiformis chromosome 12, ASM39032v3, whole genome shotgun sequence:
- the LOC138902388 gene encoding intracellular protein transport protein USO1-like — translation MRDHIIGEDYELWDVVTDGPLATMKEGETIQEKYIRSTTLTNELKSLGRTLLEEDKVEKILTRVLPVSWESKITAIQESKNIATLRLDELIGNITAYELRRQTMKMDVTKKERILELRITEGADLEEDEMAMITKDFKKYLMRGKGSSRGGNYNKARVPEKTTNEGCYKCGKTDHHIKNCPQWEIEWEKKRYERRNRKKEQVHSKKNKGSTKAMVAAWGESSHEESDDEDRDEQALMAIGESYEESEMSMDCVILKAKCKNLELRVSEIVSENTTLKNQVHTFKANVLELKYENLKLKLGTSKKTTDCTQLTLEENVGKLKDELYRKDEQVRLLKEDLVKVKHELDRTSKWNRSSDALSWLQEYHSSNRRGFGFGNQLPK, via the exons ATGAGAGACCACAttataggagaagactatgaatTATGGGACGTTGTCACAGATGGTCCATTGGCTACCATGAAG GAAGGAGAGACTATCCAAGAGAAGTATATAAGGTCCACCACACTGACTAATGAACTGAAGTCTCTTGGAAGGACTCTTCTTGAAGAAGATAAAGTTGAGAAGATTCTGACTAGGGTTCTTCCAGTTTCTTGGGAAAGCAAAATCACTGCAATTCAGGAATCTAAGAACATTGCAactcttaggttggatgagctaattggaaatatcactgcttatgaacttagaaggcagaccatgaagatggatgtgaCCAAGAAGGAAAGAATCCTGgaactcagaatcactgaaggtgctGATCTGGAggaagatgaaatggctatgatcaccaaggacttcaagaaaTACCTTATGAGAGGAAAAGGTTCTTCAAGAGGTGGAAATTACAACAAAGCAAGGGTTCCTGAAAAAACGACCAATgagggctgctacaagtgtgggaagactgatcatcacatcaagaactgccctcaatgggaaattgaatgggaGAAGAAAAGATATGAACGaaggaacaggaagaaggaacaagttcattccaagaagaacaaaggatcaacaaaggctatggttgctgcttggggagaaagttcACATGAGGAATCAGATGATGAAGATagagatgaacaagcacttatggcaattggagaatcatatgaggaatctgag aTGTCTATGGAttgtgtgattttaaaagcaaagtgtaagaacctggagCTCAGAGTTAGTGAGATTGTGAGTGAAAATACCActttgaagaaccaggttcatacaTTTAAAGCAAATGTTCTTGAGTTAAAATatgaaaatctaaaactgaaactaGGAACCAGTAAGAAGACaactgattgcacacaactcaccttagaagaaaatgtaggcaaactgaaagatgagttgtataggaaggatgagcaggtaagaTTGCTAAAGGAGGATCTAGtcaaggtcaagcatgaactagacagaactagtaaatggaacaggtcctccgatgctttgtcatggctacaggaatatcacagtagcaatagaagaggattTGGCTTTGGGAATCAACTACCTAAGTGA
- the LOC138902387 gene encoding uncharacterized protein produces the protein MTGPLVEKTPYELLKGRKPNISHLRAFGCKCFVHNNGKDSLGKFDSRSDGGVFLGYSSHSKAYKIEAALEEGTSDGTGPSTQGNLTGGIEQRENNSQTSREPVHESVPQQQSIERTSRGNQLNLCAFDAFLSLIEPKNVAEALQDVDWVNIMQDELNQFERSQVWHLVPRPLDRLVIGTKWVSETNLLKMELLQGTR, from the exons atgacaggACCTCtagtagagaagactccctatgagttacttaaagggagaaaaccaaatatatcccatcttagggcatttggatgtaagtgctttgtgcacaataatggtaaagactccttAGGCAAGTTTGATTCCAGAAGTGATgggggagtattcttgggatattcttcacatagtaaagcataTAAG attgaagctgcactggaagaaggaacaagtgatggaacaggtccttctACCCAGGGCAACCTGACAGGGGGAATTGAACAAAGAGAAAATAATTctcaaacctcaagggaacctgtccatgaatcTGTTCCACAGCAACAAAGCATTGAAAGAACATCaaggggaaaccagttg aatctttgtgcttttgatgctttcttatctcttattgaacctaaaaatgttgctgaggctttgcaggatgtaGACTGGGTAAATataatgcaagatgaactcaatcaatttgaaaggagtcaagtttggcatctggtgccAAGACCCTTAGACAGattagtaattggcacaaaatgggtctcagaAACAAACTTGCTTAAGATGGAactgttacaaggaacaaggtaa